The Burkholderiales bacterium JOSHI_001 genomic sequence GCTGAAAGCGGCCTTCGACGTCCGTGGCTTCGACGTGGTCGATCTGCCCGCCGGCCTCGCGCAAGGCCGTCACGGTGTGGCTCATCAGGAAGCGCACGCCATCGGCGCGGCAGCGTGCCACCAGTTCACGCGCAAAACGGTTGGCGTCGCCCGATTCGTCTTCGGCGGTGTAGGTTGCGCCCGCCAACTGCGGCCGGATGTGGCGCAGCGCCGGCTCCAGCTTCACCGCCTCGTCGGCCGAGATCACGCGCCGGTCGCAACCCAGTTCGCGCATCTGCGCCGCCGGGGCCTCCGCGCTGTCGAACTCCTTCTGGTTCGTGTAGAAGTGCAGGATGCCCTGGGTGCGCTGCTCGTATTCGATGCCGATGTCGCGGCGCAGCGCCTGCAGCATGTCGCGGCTGTAGGTGCCCAGGCGCACGATCTGTTCGATGTTGTGGCGGGTGCGCGCCGGCGTGCATTCGCGCAGGAACTGCAGGCCCCACAGCCATTGCCGCATGTCGGCCCGGATGCGAAACAGCAGGGGCGCGTCCTCCCGGCCCAGCCACTTCAGCACCTTCAGCGGCGCGCCCGGGTTGGCCCAGGGTTCGGCGTGGCTGACCGAGATCTGCCCCCCGTTGGCAAAGCTGGTTTCGGCCGCCGGCGTGGCCTGGCGGTCGAGCACGGTGACCTCGTGGCCCTGCTGGCGCAGGTAGTAGGCGGAGGTGACGCCGAGCAGGCCGGCGCCCAGGACGATGACTTTCATGGAGAACTCCAGGTGGACACAAGACGCGCAGGGCTGCTGCCATGCGCTGTGCCGCTCCCCCTGTCCTTGGTACCTGAGAGATTCAGCCGCGGGCGTGGACCCGGGCCTTGCTCCTTCGGTGCGTCACACGCGTGACGGCTCTCCAGACGGCGTTGGTGGTGTGCAGTGCGGGACCTGAGCGTTCATGGGAGATTGCGCCTTCGGTGGCTCCGGCAGCGGCCGGAGCGCTCTCCTGCGGGTTCAAGTGGCTTGCTGGGGTCTATCGGGCCGCTGCCCGTTCCTGGGTGGCGAGAAAGCGTTCAGCCAGCAGCACCCAATAGGCGCTGCCGGTGGCCACATTGTCGTCGTTGAAGTCGTAGCCGGGGTTGTGCACCATGCAGCCGCCTTCGCCCAGGCCGGCGCCGGTGCCGTTGCCGATCAGCACATAGCTGCCGGGCACGCGTTCCAGCATGAAGGCGAAGTCCTCGCTGCCGGTCAGCGGCGGGCCTTGCGGCGTCACCCGCTCGGCGCCGACCAGTTCGGTGGCCACCTCGCGCGCGAACGCGGTTTCCGCCGGCGTGTTGACCAGCACCGCGTAGCCCGGCCGCCAGTCGATCTGCGCCTTGACGTCGTAGCTCTCGGCCTGTGCCACCACCAGGGCCTTGAGGCGGCGCTCCACCGTGGCGCGCACCTCGCGGTCGAGCGCACGCACGCTGAGTTCCAGGGTGGCGCTGGCCGGGATCACGTTGTTGGCCTTGCCGCTGTGCAGCGCGCCAACGGTCACCACCGCGGCCTGCAGCGGATCGATGTTGCGCGACACGATGGTCTGCAGCGCCATGACGATGCTGGCCGCCGCCACGATGGGGTCGGCCGCCCGGTGCGGCATGGCGCCGTGCCCGCCGATGCCCGTGAGCGTGATGGTGGCGTAGTCCGACGAGGCCATCGCCGCGCCTTCGCGCAGCACGAAGTGGCCCTGGGCATGGCCCGGCATGTTGTGCATGGCGAAGACGGCGTCGCAGGGAAAGCGCTCGAACAGGCCGTCTTCGATCATGCGCAGCGCGCCGCCGCCGCCTTCTTCGGCGGGCTGGAAGATCAGGTGCAGCGTGCCATCGAAACGGCCCTGCTCGGCCAGGTGCCGCGCCGCGGCCAGCAGCATGGCCGTGTGGCCGTCGTGCCCGCAGGCGTGCATCACCCCGGCATGGACGCTGGACCAGGCGGCGCCGCTGGCTTCGTCGATGGGCAGCGCGTCCATGTCGGCACGGATGCCCAGGCGCCTGCCGCCGCTGCCGCGCACCAGGGTGCCCACCACGCCGGTGCCGCCGATGCCGCACTGCACCGCATAGCCCCAGGCCTGCAGCTTGTCGGCCACCAGGGCCGCGGTGCGGTGCTCCTGGAAGGCCAGTTCGGGGTGGCGGTGGATGTCGCGGCGCAGGCTGATGAACTCACCAGCGCGCGCCTGCAGCGCCTGCAGCAGGTAGGTCATGGGCGGCTCACTGGGGTTGCAGGTTGATCTGCCGGGCAATGGCGCGGTAGCGCGCGGCCTCGGCGTCAAAGAACCTCGCCGACTCGGCCAGCGTCATCGGCGCCGCGGCCACCTGGGTCTGCGCCGCCAGCTGCGAGCGCACCGCCGGGTCCTGCAGCGTCTTGCCGATGGCGGCGTGCAGGCGCACGACCACGTCCTCGGGCGTGCTCCTGGGCACCATGAAGCCGGTCCAGATCTTGTACGAGAAGTTCTTCAGCGCCTGGCTCTCGCTGGCGGCGGGCACGCCCTTCAACAGCTCGGAGCGCTGCGCGCCCAGCTGGCCGATGACCTTCAGGCGACCCTGTTCGGCCAGCGCGCCCATCGCGGCGCTGTACACCAGCACGGCGAAGTCCACCTGGCCGCCGCCAATGTCCTGCAGCAGCGGCGCGTTGCCCTTGTAGGGCACGTGGGACAGCTTCACCCCGGTTTGCGCCTGCACGTTTTCCAGGATCAGGTGGTAGAGCGAGCCGACGCCCACGCTGCCATAGGTCAGCGGCTTGTCGGCCGATTTGCGGGCCAGGGCGATGAGTTCGTCCACGCTGTTGACGCCCAGGTCCTTGCGCGTGACGAAGACCATCACCGCATCGGCCACCGGGTGCACCAGGCGGAAATCTTCGGTCTTCAGCTTCACCGCGGCGTTGGCCAGCGGCGACAGGATCACCTCGTTGGGCGAGCCCTGGAAGACGTAGTAACCGTCGGCCGGGGCGGCAAGGACCTTCTGCGCCGCCAGCGCGCCGCCGACGCCGCCCAGGTTTTCCACCAGCACCTGCTGCCCCATTTCCTTGCCCAGCGGGTTGAAGAAGATGCGCGCGATGGCGTCCGACGGGCCGCCCGCGGGGTAGGGAACCATCAGGTTCACCGGCTTGGCGGGCCAGGCCTGCGCCACGGCCGCGCCGGCGCAAAGCAGCAGGCCGGCCATCAAGGTCATGGAACGCTGGAATCGGGTCATGGCAACTCCTTCGGAACAGGGCGACATTGGGCTTGAGACAGCGCCAATGTAGGGTCCGAATTGAGCAACGTCCAATGCATTGTTGTGCTCATTGTGATGAGTTCATTGCATGCAAAGACCAGGCTGGCCCGATGACGCTGTCAGGCCCTCCAGGAGCGCGACCGCATGCCCCGGCACGGGCCCGCCCGGGCCCGCGCCGTCAGGATCCGCAGCCCCCCACCAGGGCGGCGCAGGCCGGCGGCATGGGCGGCAGGTTCATCGACTCCACCGCGGCGGCGGGGCGTTCGTGGCAGCTGCTGCACGTGGTGCTGCTGTTGTACACGTTCTCCCAACCCGCGCGGCCGAACAGGCCGGTCACCGGGAAGTAGCGTGGGCGACCGCCGCGGTTGTCGCTGGAACTCTCCACCCGCAGCGTGAGCGTCGGGCCCACGGTACCGGGCATCGGCCGCAGCAGCTTGGCCCAGGTGCTGTCGTCGGGCGCCAGCTGGAACACGTTGTTGCCGCGGTGGCAATTGGTGCAGTTCTCGGCCAGGTTGGAACCGTTCT encodes the following:
- a CDS encoding glycine/D-amino acid oxidase, deaminating (PFAM: FAD dependent oxidoreductase) translates to MKVIVLGAGLLGVTSAYYLRQQGHEVTVLDRQATPAAETSFANGGQISVSHAEPWANPGAPLKVLKWLGREDAPLLFRIRADMRQWLWGLQFLRECTPARTRHNIEQIVRLGTYSRDMLQALRRDIGIEYEQRTQGILHFYTNQKEFDSAEAPAAQMRELGCDRRVISADEAVKLEPALRHIRPQLAGATYTAEDESGDANRFARELVARCRADGVRFLMSHTVTALREAGGQIDHVEATDVEGRFQRLRGDAYVLAMGSLSPLIAAPLGIRLPIYPAKGYSVTMPVKDASMAHQVSLTDDEYKLVFSRLGDRLRIAGTAELNGYDRDLNRVRCEAIVKRTEALFPGAGDGEQAQFWTGLRPATPSNVPIIGRSRIANLFLNTGHGTLGWTHSCGSGRSIARIVSGLAPEVDFAFTGLQTRARVTRGLEWPA
- a CDS encoding amidohydrolase (PFAM: Peptidase family M20/M25/M40; Peptidase dimerisation domain~TIGRFAM: amidohydrolase), which produces MTYLLQALQARAGEFISLRRDIHRHPELAFQEHRTAALVADKLQAWGYAVQCGIGGTGVVGTLVRGSGGRRLGIRADMDALPIDEASGAAWSSVHAGVMHACGHDGHTAMLLAAARHLAEQGRFDGTLHLIFQPAEEGGGGALRMIEDGLFERFPCDAVFAMHNMPGHAQGHFVLREGAAMASSDYATITLTGIGGHGAMPHRAADPIVAAASIVMALQTIVSRNIDPLQAAVVTVGALHSGKANNVIPASATLELSVRALDREVRATVERRLKALVVAQAESYDVKAQIDWRPGYAVLVNTPAETAFAREVATELVGAERVTPQGPPLTGSEDFAFMLERVPGSYVLIGNGTGAGLGEGGCMVHNPGYDFNDDNVATGSAYWVLLAERFLATQERAAAR
- a CDS encoding hypothetical protein (PFAM: Tripartite tricarboxylate transporter family receptor), with the translated sequence MTRFQRSMTLMAGLLLCAGAAVAQAWPAKPVNLMVPYPAGGPSDAIARIFFNPLGKEMGQQVLVENLGGVGGALAAQKVLAAPADGYYVFQGSPNEVILSPLANAAVKLKTEDFRLVHPVADAVMVFVTRKDLGVNSVDELIALARKSADKPLTYGSVGVGSLYHLILENVQAQTGVKLSHVPYKGNAPLLQDIGGGQVDFAVLVYSAAMGALAEQGRLKVIGQLGAQRSELLKGVPAASESQALKNFSYKIWTGFMVPRSTPEDVVVRLHAAIGKTLQDPAVRSQLAAQTQVAAAPMTLAESARFFDAEAARYRAIARQINLQPQ